A single candidate division KSB1 bacterium DNA region contains:
- the tpx gene encoding thiol peroxidase — MAGERKESYSFRNRTLTLAGPEIKVGDKAPAFTVLAQDFSEVGLDALKGKPAVLASVPSLDTSVCDAESKRFNDEAAKFGDKVNFVVLSCDLPFGQKRWCGVANVDKARVYSDHRDRSFGQAYGVYVKETGFLWRAVFVLDKDGIVRYVEYVPEMGKHPDYEKILETVNKLV; from the coding sequence ATGGCTGGAGAACGCAAGGAGTCTTACAGTTTCAGAAATCGCACGCTCACGCTCGCCGGCCCGGAAATCAAAGTCGGCGACAAGGCGCCGGCGTTCACCGTGCTGGCGCAAGATTTTTCCGAAGTCGGTTTGGATGCTTTAAAAGGGAAGCCGGCGGTGTTGGCCTCCGTGCCGTCGTTGGACACCAGCGTGTGCGACGCCGAGTCCAAACGCTTTAACGACGAGGCCGCCAAGTTCGGTGACAAAGTGAATTTTGTCGTTCTGAGTTGCGATCTGCCGTTTGGCCAAAAGCGCTGGTGCGGCGTGGCGAACGTCGACAAAGCGCGCGTCTATTCCGACCATCGCGATCGCTCATTTGGACAAGCGTATGGCGTGTATGTGAAAGAAACCGGCTTTCTTTGGCGCGCCGTGTTCGTCCTGGATAAAGACGGCATTGTGCGCTATGTCGAGTACGTGCCGGAAATGGGAAAACATCCGGATTATGAAAAAATTTTAGAGACGGTCAACAAGTTGGTTTGA
- a CDS encoding SDR family oxidoreductase: protein MTESTAAFENLALPGLRDRVVLITGASRGIGRAAAELFARCGSAVVVNARSPKEIDALATELQQRFGVRALAAVADVADQTAVQKMFATLQAWSNNRLDALVCCAGYPLVEDWWHTPLHKMQAGEVDQWFCRVRAVDVDGARYCSHQALNMMLPQRRGSLIYLSSTPALCGYHGTPYTEAKAALLGLMRDLAREYARFGIRANAVAPGNIASGWYHRLSGEKKQQLATEAPLQRWGRPEEVAGAIVFLASDLAGFITGQTIVIDGGKVMR from the coding sequence ATGACCGAATCTACGGCTGCGTTCGAAAATTTGGCGCTGCCCGGTTTGCGCGACCGCGTCGTCTTGATCACCGGCGCCAGCCGCGGCATTGGCCGCGCGGCGGCGGAGTTGTTTGCGCGCTGCGGCTCGGCAGTTGTTGTTAATGCGCGTTCGCCGAAAGAAATCGATGCGCTCGCCACCGAGTTGCAGCAGCGATTCGGCGTTCGCGCCCTGGCTGCCGTCGCCGATGTGGCCGATCAAACCGCCGTGCAAAAAATGTTTGCAACTTTGCAAGCCTGGAGCAACAACCGCCTCGACGCGCTCGTCTGCTGCGCCGGCTATCCGCTGGTGGAGGACTGGTGGCACACGCCGTTGCACAAAATGCAAGCCGGTGAAGTTGATCAATGGTTTTGCCGCGTCCGCGCCGTCGATGTGGACGGCGCGCGTTATTGCAGCCATCAGGCGCTGAACATGATGTTGCCGCAGCGCCGCGGCAGTTTGATTTATCTCAGTTCGACGCCGGCGCTCTGCGGCTATCACGGCACACCGTACACCGAAGCCAAAGCCGCGCTGCTGGGACTGATGCGCGATCTCGCGCGCGAGTACGCCCGCTTCGGCATCCGCGCCAACGCCGTCGCCCCCGGCAATATCGCCAGCGGTTGGTATCATCGCTTGAGCGGAGAAAAAAAACAGCAACTCGCCACCGAAGCGCCCTTGCAGCGCTGGGGACGTCCTGAAGAAGTGGCGGGCGCGATTGTTTTTCTCGCCTCGGACTTGGCGGGATTCATCACCGGACAGACAATTGTCATCGATGGCGGGAAAGTCATGCGATGA
- a CDS encoding adenylate/guanylate cyclase domain-containing protein, producing MNSNAYKLLAAIPTLNISHAFILQPGRRYLLGSTEMEAGMLVFSFDRSLSRRQAWLEIIDGNLHVERHPKASQHLNADATIKNLQLKPGESFTAGSTIFKFTAGADDMTAPTPDLTYTLSAREFSTRLQELGAKQFLDVVSAMPKLMQQNETPAGFLVALCETLQTCVSGVHVSAWRVHWRDDWPEAMLLRAPHQTAEEAASIFPSRRLLREAFDSPGDEYVVSTWNRRQQETAANASAISRSAQWAMCIPITLSTHEHFALYMSGASTLLGGAQREMQQVLAALGAIAKQHLLAARAKERQGQIGQFFSPALRSILFGETGEAEQALKPGEFEATVCFFDLRGSSRVAEEVYLKTGGTVADYFSRLENLLGEATNVIFETGGIVIDFQGDAILACWGVPPTGAPPAPTLQAGLAARRIVELIGEHEWPSGEANLRCGIGITSGRLLAGLFTAQGFGRMQLSKYTVFGPVVNQAARLEGMTKKFGVPILIDGAVAAVLAKANMPVRRIAAVRPAGMSHVIQLYELVLPKELCGTGVTSEGIKAYDAALKLFEKGDFEAAAVAMREVPNDQIELFLSEQITALRRQGTPPNWDGVINLLSK from the coding sequence ATGAATTCCAATGCTTATAAATTGCTCGCCGCCATTCCCACCCTCAATATTTCACACGCATTCATTTTGCAGCCGGGCCGGCGTTACTTGCTCGGCAGCACCGAGATGGAAGCCGGCATGCTGGTGTTTTCTTTCGACCGCTCGCTGAGCCGGCGCCAAGCCTGGCTCGAAATTATCGACGGCAACCTGCATGTCGAACGCCACCCCAAAGCCAGCCAGCATTTGAACGCCGATGCGACGATCAAAAACTTGCAATTGAAACCCGGCGAATCCTTCACCGCCGGTTCCACCATCTTCAAATTCACTGCCGGCGCAGATGACATGACCGCGCCGACGCCGGACCTCACCTACACCTTGTCGGCGCGGGAATTTTCCACGCGCTTGCAGGAACTGGGAGCCAAGCAATTTCTCGACGTGGTCAGCGCCATGCCCAAACTCATGCAGCAAAACGAAACACCGGCCGGTTTTCTGGTGGCGCTTTGTGAAACGCTGCAAACATGCGTTTCCGGCGTTCACGTGTCGGCCTGGCGTGTGCACTGGCGCGATGACTGGCCTGAAGCCATGCTCTTGCGCGCCCCCCATCAAACCGCAGAAGAAGCCGCGTCAATTTTTCCGAGCCGACGTTTGCTGCGCGAGGCTTTTGATTCGCCCGGCGACGAATACGTCGTCAGCACCTGGAACCGCCGCCAGCAGGAAACCGCCGCCAACGCCTCAGCCATTTCCCGCAGCGCGCAATGGGCGATGTGCATTCCGATCACGCTCAGCACCCACGAGCATTTTGCCCTTTACATGAGCGGCGCCAGCACCTTGCTGGGCGGGGCGCAGCGCGAGATGCAGCAGGTTTTGGCGGCGCTCGGCGCCATCGCCAAACAGCATTTGCTCGCCGCGCGTGCCAAAGAGCGGCAAGGGCAAATCGGCCAGTTTTTTTCGCCGGCGCTGCGCTCGATTTTGTTCGGCGAAACCGGTGAAGCGGAGCAAGCGCTCAAACCCGGTGAATTCGAAGCGACGGTCTGTTTCTTTGATTTGCGCGGTTCCTCGCGGGTGGCTGAAGAGGTTTATCTCAAAACCGGCGGCACGGTGGCGGATTATTTCAGTCGTCTCGAGAATCTGCTGGGCGAAGCCACCAATGTGATTTTTGAGACCGGCGGCATTGTGATCGATTTCCAAGGTGACGCCATCCTCGCGTGTTGGGGCGTTCCGCCGACCGGCGCGCCGCCGGCGCCGACGCTGCAAGCCGGTTTGGCTGCGCGGCGAATCGTCGAGCTGATCGGCGAGCACGAATGGCCAAGCGGCGAAGCCAATTTGCGCTGCGGCATCGGCATAACTTCCGGCCGTCTTCTCGCCGGCCTGTTCACAGCGCAGGGATTTGGCCGCATGCAACTCTCCAAATACACCGTTTTCGGCCCGGTCGTCAATCAAGCCGCGCGCTTGGAAGGCATGACCAAAAAATTTGGCGTGCCGATTCTCATTGACGGCGCCGTGGCCGCGGTTTTGGCGAAGGCGAACATGCCGGTCCGGCGCATTGCCGCGGTGCGGCCGGCCGGCATGAGCCACGTCATTCAATTGTACGAGCTGGTTTTGCCCAAAGAGTTGTGCGGCACCGGTGTGACATCCGAAGGCATAAAAGCCTACGACGCCGCACTGAAGCTGTTTGAAAAAGGGGATTTTGAAGCCGCCGCCGTGGCGATGCGAGAGGTTCCCAACGATCAAATCGAATTGTTTCTTTCCGAGCAAATCACCGCCCTGCGCCGCCAGGGCACCCCGCCGAATTGGGACGGCGTGATCAATCTATTGTCGAAGTAA
- a CDS encoding nucleotidyltransferase domain-containing protein — translation MVKKTSTIFRAIRKYILALQESGTHVQQVFLYGSHAKNQAHRDSDIDIIVVSENFKGKELLERLHILGRARRNVPEPVEAYGFTPEEVENRERDLSAFWEEIIDTEAIPITNQVLTPQKKKRKSKRRKPALLRQ, via the coding sequence ATGGTTAAAAAAACATCCACGATTTTCCGTGCTATAAGAAAATATATCCTGGCTTTGCAGGAAAGCGGCACGCACGTTCAACAAGTCTTTCTCTACGGTTCTCATGCAAAGAACCAAGCCCATCGCGACAGCGACATCGATATTATCGTGGTATCTGAAAATTTTAAGGGCAAAGAGTTGCTTGAGCGCTTGCATATCTTGGGGCGAGCGCGGCGCAATGTCCCTGAGCCTGTAGAGGCCTACGGCTTCACACCGGAGGAAGTAGAAAACCGCGAGCGCGATCTTTCCGCTTTTTGGGAGGAAATCATCGATACGGAAGCCATTCCGATTACCAATCAGGTTTTGACCCCGCAGAAAAAAAAGAGAAAATCCAAACGCCGCAAGCCGGCTTTACTTCGACAATAG
- a CDS encoding HEPN domain-containing protein, translating into MLKTKRYIYVVFMCHLSLEKILKAHVELEENKFPPKIHDLIKLTARAKLDIPDALNDVIVDLNKASIPTRYPEDLQRSLAQYTKKYCAELVQQTEATLKWLKKHPRFSVL; encoded by the coding sequence ATGCTGAAAACAAAACGTTATATTTATGTTGTGTTCATGTGTCATCTGTCGCTCGAGAAAATACTCAAGGCGCATGTTGAACTGGAAGAAAACAAGTTTCCGCCCAAAATTCATGATTTGATCAAATTAACCGCGCGGGCGAAGCTTGACATTCCTGACGCCTTGAACGACGTTATTGTTGACTTAAACAAAGCGAGCATCCCAACCCGCTATCCGGAAGATTTACAGAGGAGTTTGGCTCAATATACAAAAAAGTATTGCGCGGAGCTTGTTCAACAAACCGAGGCAACGTTAAAATGGTTAAAAAAACATCCACGATTTTCCGTGCTATAA
- a CDS encoding SEC-C metal-binding domain-containing protein, with product MARLGTDKRPAVVRVQTMERAGEIAEIFEENGWKYIIGIEPDKTEDISDLVKLQNPGSATGIRVAATAGRNDPCPCGSGLKYKKCCMSKN from the coding sequence ATGGCCAGGCTTGGAACGGATAAACGCCCAGCCGTCGTGCGGGTGCAAACCATGGAGCGCGCCGGAGAAATCGCGGAAATTTTTGAAGAGAATGGCTGGAAATATATTATTGGTATCGAGCCGGACAAAACGGAAGATATATCCGATCTTGTCAAGCTGCAAAATCCTGGCAGCGCAACCGGCATACGAGTGGCGGCCACCGCCGGGCGCAACGATCCTTGCCCATGTGGCAGCGGGCTGAAATATAAGAAATGTTGCATGAGTAAAAACTGA
- a CDS encoding energy transducer TonB, translated as MKTAIQFLLMLMLFGCAAKPRLGHQAGDPDSPPPEKIEAVSSNLDAPPEPVGGTAAIQAALRAPEEVTLENKEGWVIVEATINASGRVMATKIAQSSGFAGMDSEALLAVARVKWKPGRRRGEPVTATVRVPVVFEK; from the coding sequence ATGAAAACCGCGATTCAATTTCTGCTGATGTTGATGCTGTTCGGTTGCGCCGCCAAGCCACGACTCGGTCACCAAGCCGGCGATCCGGATTCACCGCCGCCGGAAAAAATCGAGGCGGTTTCTTCCAATCTCGATGCGCCGCCGGAGCCGGTGGGCGGAACCGCAGCGATTCAAGCGGCGCTGCGCGCGCCGGAAGAAGTTACGCTGGAAAACAAAGAAGGCTGGGTCATCGTGGAGGCGACGATCAATGCCAGCGGCCGCGTGATGGCAACAAAAATTGCGCAAAGCTCCGGCTTCGCGGGGATGGATTCGGAAGCGCTGCTGGCGGTCGCGCGCGTGAAGTGGAAACCCGGCCGCAGACGAGGCGAGCCGGTCACGGCAACGGTGCGCGTGCCGGTTGTTTTTGAGAAATAA
- a CDS encoding alpha/beta hydrolase, translating into MLRVLVITLVALVGALLLVRLLESQMVFFPSKYPSGFWSLQSGNDLKITDVWFTAGDGVRLHGWFAPHPQPAASLLMCHGNAGNVSDRYDWLGMLHQRAPVNLFIFDYRGYGRSQGRPTEEGCYRDAAAAFDWLAAQNLNVPIIVHGHSLGSAVAVDLVHRLPNRAAGVILESAFTNATDMARLMFGPIPLHWMSSMKWAADEKITAVRIPKLFIHGEHDSIIPIRLGKKLFEVAASPKEFVTLRQADHNDTFVAGGDEYYQAIRGFVERCVLTTQ; encoded by the coding sequence ATGCTGCGTGTTCTCGTCATCACATTGGTTGCGCTCGTCGGCGCCCTTTTGTTGGTGCGCTTGCTGGAATCGCAAATGGTTTTTTTCCCGAGCAAATACCCCTCGGGATTTTGGTCATTGCAAAGCGGCAACGATCTCAAAATAACCGATGTCTGGTTCACCGCCGGCGACGGCGTCAGACTGCACGGTTGGTTCGCCCCGCATCCGCAGCCTGCCGCTTCATTGTTGATGTGTCACGGCAATGCCGGCAATGTGAGTGATCGCTATGACTGGCTCGGGATGCTGCATCAGCGCGCGCCGGTGAATCTTTTTATCTTTGATTATCGCGGCTATGGCCGCAGTCAAGGCCGGCCGACGGAGGAGGGTTGTTACCGCGATGCCGCGGCAGCTTTTGACTGGCTGGCGGCGCAAAATCTCAATGTGCCGATCATCGTGCACGGCCATTCGCTCGGCAGCGCCGTTGCCGTCGATCTGGTTCATCGCCTGCCGAATCGCGCCGCCGGCGTTATTCTCGAATCCGCTTTCACCAACGCCACTGACATGGCGCGCCTGATGTTCGGGCCGATTCCACTGCATTGGATGTCGAGCATGAAATGGGCGGCAGACGAAAAGATTACCGCCGTCAGAATTCCCAAGCTGTTTATTCACGGCGAGCATGATTCGATCATTCCAATCCGGCTGGGGAAAAAGCTTTTTGAAGTGGCGGCATCCCCAAAAGAGTTTGTGACACTCAGGCAAGCCGATCATAATGACACGTTCGTGGCCGGCGGCGATGAGTATTATCAAGCGATTCGTGGGTTTGTTGAACGATGCGTCTTGACAACACAATAA
- a CDS encoding pyridoxal phosphate-dependent aminotransferase translates to MRLDNTIKQKHFFSSRFKWNLQPNRLSLLLEEKRRRDEKVFDLTESNPTAAGFDYPAEAILHALAQPAALRYEPQPRGLLSAREAVAEYYRQRGHDVNVDRIHLTTGTSEAYTFLFKLLADSGQNVLVPQPSYPLFDFLAGFEGIELVPYRLFYAQDEWRIDFDSIYAAINEQTRAIILVNPNNPTGSFVKRDELANLTRLYAEHRLPLIVDEVFSDYAFSPDSTRVESLVGVSEPLTFVMSGLSKILGLPQMKLGWIVVNGPENSCRQAQEYLDLLADTQLSVSTPIQHAAPKWLQFKDILQNQISARVKANFNFLQTQLVDHPRCRALRAEGGWYAVLEIDKLSSEEEFILAVLKNDNVLVHPGYFFDFQTEGFLVLSLLPAPEIFREGFGRLLQQISI, encoded by the coding sequence ATGCGTCTTGACAACACAATAAAACAAAAACATTTTTTCTCTTCGCGCTTCAAATGGAATTTGCAACCGAATCGCTTGAGCCTGTTGCTGGAAGAGAAACGCCGGCGTGACGAAAAAGTTTTCGACCTCACCGAATCCAATCCGACCGCGGCCGGTTTTGATTATCCCGCCGAAGCCATTCTGCACGCCCTGGCGCAACCGGCGGCGCTGCGCTATGAACCGCAGCCGCGCGGCCTGCTTTCGGCGCGTGAAGCCGTCGCCGAATATTACCGGCAGCGCGGCCACGACGTCAATGTCGACCGCATTCATCTCACCACCGGCACCAGCGAAGCCTACACGTTTCTTTTTAAATTGCTCGCCGATTCCGGCCAAAACGTTCTCGTGCCGCAGCCGAGTTATCCGCTGTTTGATTTTCTCGCCGGATTTGAAGGCATTGAGCTGGTGCCTTATCGGCTGTTTTATGCTCAAGATGAATGGCGCATCGACTTCGATTCAATATATGCCGCCATCAACGAACAGACTCGCGCCATCATTTTGGTCAATCCGAACAATCCCACCGGCTCTTTTGTTAAACGCGACGAGCTGGCGAACTTGACCCGGCTTTATGCCGAGCATCGCTTGCCGCTCATTGTTGACGAAGTTTTTTCCGACTATGCTTTTTCGCCTGACTCGACGCGAGTCGAGTCATTGGTTGGCGTTTCGGAACCACTCACGTTTGTGATGAGCGGCCTCTCGAAAATTCTCGGCCTGCCCCAGATGAAGCTCGGCTGGATTGTGGTCAATGGCCCGGAAAATTCTTGCCGGCAGGCGCAGGAATATCTCGATTTGCTCGCCGACACCCAGCTTTCCGTCAGCACGCCGATTCAACACGCCGCGCCAAAATGGTTGCAGTTTAAAGATATTTTACAAAATCAAATTAGCGCGCGGGTGAAAGCCAATTTTAATTTTCTGCAAACACAGCTTGTCGATCATCCGCGCTGTCGCGCGCTGCGCGCCGAAGGCGGCTGGTACGCTGTTCTCGAAATTGACAAGCTGTCGTCGGAAGAGGAATTCATTTTAGCTGTGCTCAAAAACGACAACGTTTTAGTTCATCCCGGTTACTTTTTCGATTTTCAAACGGAGGGTTTTCTGGTTTTAAGCTTACTGCCGGCGCCGGAAATTTTTCGCGAGGGGTTTGGCCGCTTATTACAGCAAATTTCAATTTAG
- a CDS encoding dipeptide epimerase translates to MILSSRIIRLHLKHTWTISRASVDYHDNIFVYLEHDGVTGVGEASFSKRYGESLESLQEFIESAKPIVAKADPRHFVETGEVIQNLGNGQNAAKAALDMALMDWVGKKYGVPLFRLWGLNPARTPISSFTIGIDTPEMMQRKIREAEAFPILKIKLGTQHDADIMRAVREVTDKPLRVDANEGWKSKEEALEKICWLSQFNIEFVEQPLPASRLNEVRWLRQQLQQRGVAMPLFADEDSKKLHDLPALAGVYDGINIKLMKAGGVQEAWRMIHLARSLGLKIMLGCMIESSVGITAAAHLAPLADHADLDGHLLISNDPFIGAPIQNGRIVLPEAPGLGVIYKT, encoded by the coding sequence ATGATTCTTTCTTCACGGATCATTCGCCTCCACCTCAAACACACCTGGACAATTTCCCGCGCCTCGGTTGATTATCACGATAATATTTTTGTTTATCTCGAACACGACGGCGTCACCGGTGTCGGCGAAGCTTCGTTCAGCAAGCGCTACGGCGAATCGCTCGAAAGCTTGCAGGAATTCATCGAAAGCGCGAAGCCGATTGTCGCCAAGGCCGATCCGCGGCATTTTGTTGAAACCGGCGAAGTGATACAAAATCTTGGCAACGGACAAAATGCCGCCAAAGCCGCGCTGGACATGGCGCTCATGGATTGGGTTGGAAAAAAATATGGCGTGCCATTGTTTCGTTTGTGGGGTCTGAATCCGGCACGAACGCCGATTTCCTCCTTTACGATCGGCATCGACACGCCGGAAATGATGCAGCGCAAAATCCGCGAGGCCGAGGCGTTTCCCATTTTAAAAATCAAGCTCGGAACCCAACACGATGCGGACATCATGCGGGCGGTGCGCGAGGTGACGGACAAGCCGCTGCGCGTCGATGCGAACGAAGGCTGGAAAAGCAAGGAAGAAGCCCTGGAAAAAATCTGCTGGCTTTCTCAATTCAACATTGAATTTGTCGAGCAACCGCTGCCGGCCAGTCGCCTGAACGAGGTCCGCTGGCTGCGGCAACAATTGCAACAGCGAGGCGTGGCCATGCCTTTGTTTGCGGACGAAGATTCAAAAAAGCTTCACGATCTGCCGGCGCTGGCCGGAGTTTACGACGGGATCAACATCAAGCTGATGAAAGCCGGCGGCGTGCAGGAAGCGTGGCGCATGATTCATCTTGCGCGAAGCCTTGGCCTTAAAATCATGCTCGGCTGCATGATCGAAAGCTCGGTTGGCATCACCGCCGCCGCGCATCTCGCGCCGCTCGCTGATCACGCCGATCTCGACGGGCATCTGCTCATCAGCAACGATCCGTTTATCGGCGCGCCAATACAAAATGGCCGCATCGTTCTGCCGGAGGCGCCGGGGCTGGGGGTGATTTACAAAACGTAA
- a CDS encoding cytochrome C oxidase subunit IV family protein, with translation MSKHIIIPQRIYILVFVTLLMLTLVTVDVAFYDAGWLNIYIAMTIATCKALLVVLYFMHVRYSPRLTWIFVGAGFFWFLIMIVFTLSDYLTREVLAKPGF, from the coding sequence ATGTCAAAACACATTATCATCCCCCAAAGAATTTACATTCTCGTTTTCGTCACGTTGCTGATGTTGACTCTTGTCACCGTCGACGTGGCCTTTTACGACGCCGGCTGGCTGAACATTTACATCGCCATGACCATCGCAACATGCAAAGCGCTGCTGGTCGTTCTCTATTTCATGCACGTGCGTTACAGCCCCCGTCTCACCTGGATCTTCGTCGGCGCGGGATTCTTTTGGTTTTTGATCATGATCGTCTTCACACTAAGCGATTATCTCACTCGTGAGGTTTTGGCGAAGCCGGGGTTTTGA
- a CDS encoding cytochrome c oxidase subunit 3 family protein, with protein sequence MSEHHANPALAHHFEDADQQFEASTLGMWTFLVTEIMFFGGLFLGYIVYRSLYPVAFAEASNLLDYRLGAINTAILICSSLTMVLAVRAAQLSHRRSLIVYLLLTIVLGSVFLGNKVVEYSHKFHEHLVPGPNFRPAAALTDPHHSQLFFSFYFGMTGLHALHMIIGIGILLALVFQARQGRFSADYFTPVDIAGLYWHFVDIVWIFLFPLLYLMSRA encoded by the coding sequence TTGTCTGAGCATCATGCCAATCCCGCGCTGGCGCATCATTTCGAGGATGCCGATCAGCAATTCGAAGCGTCCACGCTTGGCATGTGGACATTCCTGGTCACGGAGATTATGTTCTTCGGCGGCCTGTTCCTCGGTTATATCGTCTATCGCTCTCTTTATCCCGTCGCGTTTGCCGAGGCCAGCAATCTCCTGGATTATCGGCTCGGCGCGATCAACACCGCCATTTTGATCTGCAGCAGCTTGACGATGGTGCTGGCGGTTCGCGCCGCGCAATTGAGTCATCGCCGCTCGCTCATCGTCTATCTGCTGCTGACCATCGTGCTGGGTTCGGTTTTTCTCGGCAACAAAGTTGTGGAATACTCCCACAAATTTCACGAGCATCTGGTGCCGGGGCCGAACTTCAGGCCAGCGGCGGCCTTGACGGATCCGCATCACTCTCAGCTCTTCTTTTCCTTTTATTTCGGCATGACCGGGCTGCACGCGCTGCACATGATCATCGGCATCGGCATTTTGCTCGCGCTCGTCTTTCAGGCGAGACAAGGTCGCTTCTCGGCAGACTATTTTACGCCGGTTGACATCGCCGGCCTCTACTGGCATTTTGTCGATATTGTCTGGATTTTTTTGTTTCCGTTGCTTTACTTGATGAGCCGAGCCTAA
- the ctaD gene encoding cytochrome c oxidase subunit I → MATAVFTPKPHQLANEEEPRPRKNYLNVAFTAKSWLLTVDHKRIAILYLIAVTLFFFLGGFFAVLIRLELLTPAGDLMQSETYNKMFTMHGVMMVFFFLIPAIPAILGNFLIPIMIGARDLAFPRLNLMSWYVYMIGGLFTFAATLLGGVDTGWTFYTPYSSTYSNTNVVLTAIGVFITGFSSILTGLNFIVTIHKMRAPGLTWFRLPLFVWAHYATSLIQILGTPVVTAAIFLVALERIFHIGIFDPALGGDPILFQHLFWFYSHPAVYIMVLPAMGVISELITCFSKKKVFGYHFIAFSSVAIAVLGFLVWGHHMFTSGQSIYAGMVFSILSFLVAIPSAIKVFNWTATLYKGSVSYQAPMLYAIGFLGLFTIGGLTGLFLATLAVDVHVHDTYFVVAHFHYIMVGGTIMAYLGGIHFWWPKMTGRLYPEGWARFAALVIFVGFNLTFFPQFLVGYLGMPRRYHFYPDEFQVLNVMSTAGASILGVGYLIPLIYLLWSLRYGQLASTNPWNATGLEWKIPSPPPTENFTKIPIVTEEAYEYTPVRPKVEEAEIV, encoded by the coding sequence ATGGCTACTGCCGTCTTTACCCCCAAGCCGCATCAGCTCGCCAATGAAGAAGAGCCGCGGCCTCGAAAAAATTATTTGAACGTTGCGTTCACCGCCAAATCGTGGCTGTTGACCGTCGACCACAAACGCATCGCCATTCTGTATTTGATCGCCGTCACATTGTTTTTCTTTCTCGGCGGTTTCTTCGCCGTGCTCATCCGGCTGGAGCTGCTCACGCCCGCCGGCGATTTGATGCAGTCGGAAACCTACAACAAGATGTTCACAATGCACGGCGTGATGATGGTTTTCTTTTTTCTCATTCCGGCAATCCCCGCCATCCTGGGCAACTTTCTCATCCCCATCATGATCGGCGCGCGCGATCTGGCTTTCCCGCGCCTCAACCTGATGAGCTGGTACGTGTACATGATCGGCGGCCTCTTCACCTTTGCCGCCACGTTGCTGGGCGGTGTCGATACCGGCTGGACGTTTTACACGCCGTACAGCAGCACCTACTCGAACACCAATGTCGTGCTCACCGCTATCGGCGTTTTCATCACCGGCTTTTCCTCGATTTTGACCGGCTTGAATTTCATTGTCACCATTCACAAAATGCGCGCGCCGGGCTTGACGTGGTTTCGCCTGCCGCTGTTCGTCTGGGCGCATTACGCCACCAGCTTGATTCAAATTCTCGGCACGCCGGTCGTCACCGCCGCCATCTTTCTCGTCGCGCTCGAACGCATTTTTCATATCGGCATCTTCGATCCCGCGCTCGGCGGCGATCCGATTTTGTTTCAGCATCTCTTCTGGTTCTATTCGCATCCGGCGGTTTACATCATGGTCCTGCCGGCGATGGGCGTCATCAGCGAGCTGATCACCTGTTTTTCCAAAAAGAAAGTTTTTGGCTATCATTTTATTGCGTTCTCCAGCGTGGCGATTGCGGTGTTGGGATTTCTGGTGTGGGGCCATCACATGTTTACCAGCGGCCAATCGATTTACGCCGGCATGGTATTCTCGATCCTGAGTTTTCTCGTCGCGATTCCCTCGGCCATCAAAGTTTTCAATTGGACCGCAACGTTGTACAAAGGCTCGGTGTCTTATCAAGCGCCGATGCTCTACGCCATCGGCTTTTTGGGGCTTTTTACGATCGGCGGCTTGACCGGCCTTTTTCTCGCCACACTGGCGGTTGATGTTCACGTCCACGACACCTACTTCGTCGTCGCGCATTTTCATTACATCATGGTCGGCGGCACCATCATGGCTTATCTCGGTGGCATTCATTTCTGGTGGCCGAAAATGACCGGGCGGCTTTATCCCGAGGGCTGGGCGCGCTTCGCCGCGCTGGTGATTTTTGTCGGATTCAATTTGACTTTCTTCCCGCAGTTTCTCGTCGGCTATCTCGGCATGCCGCGGCGCTACCATTTTTATCCCGACGAGTTTCAGGTCTTGAACGTCATGTCCACCGCCGGCGCTTCGATTCTCGGCGTCGGCTATTTGATTCCGCTGATTTACTTGCTGTGGTCGCTGCGCTACGGTCAGCTCGCCAGCACAAATCCGTGGAACGCCACCGGCTTGGAATGGAAAATTCCCTCGCCACCGCCGACGGAGAATTTCACCAAAATCCCGATTGTAACCGAAGAAGCTTACGAGTACACGCCTGTCCGGCCCAAAGTCGAGGAGGCGGAAATTGTCTGA